The DNA region ATGTCGCCCAGAGCCCCCGACCCGGCCTTGGTGCGGTCGAGCCGCCAGTTGAACGGTGCGGCCGGGTCCGACATCCAGTCCTGAAGGTAGGTGCCGCGATAGTGGCGGATCTCGCCGAGTGCGCCTTCGCTGATGAGTTGCCGGGCCAGCATCACTGCGGGCGCGCGCCGGTAGTTGTGGCAAATCATGTGCGCCACACCGGCCTTTTCAACCGCGGCCAGCATGCGCTCGGCGTCCTTGAGCGAGTTGGCGAGCGGCTTTTCGCAGAACACGTGTTTGCCGGCGCGTGCGGCCGCGATGGCGATTTCTGCGTGACTGTCGCCGGGCGTGCACACATCCACGAGATCGACGTCTTTGCGGCGCACGACCTCGCGCCAATCGGTGGCGCCTTCGTCCCAGCCGAGCGTCTGACGCGCGCGCTCCACCTCGGTGGCCGTCCGGCCACAGATGACCTTCATTCGGGCAGGCCGACGCGGCGAAAAAAACGCCGACGTCTGGCGATAGGCGTTGCTGTGCGCCCGCCCCATGAACGCGTAGCCGATGAGCGCAACGTTGATTGGAGCCATAAAGTCCTGAGCGTCCGTTACTTTTCGGGAGGCAGCGTCTTGTCGAACGAGCGGACATGGGCGGCCAGCGCCTTGATCTCGTCGGCTTTGAGTTTGCCCTTGAACGACATCATCGGCGTGCCTTTCACGCCGTCCGTGATGACCTTCACCATGTCCGTGGACTTCGTGCCGTGTTTCCACTTGCGTCCGATAAAGGCCATCGTGGGAATCGCGGCTTTGCCCATGGGGCCGTGGCACATCACGCAATGCACGCGATAGAGCGTGGCGACGTTGGGCGCGACTGAGAAGTGGCGGAACTGACAGAACTGGCGGAACTGGCGGAACTGGCGGAACTGGCGGAAATGGCAGAACTGATGGAAATGGCCGTAATCAGCAGAAAGACTCGCATTGGGCTATTTTCCCACGCCAACGGCGGAAAAAGACCTGTGTACACGAAACGACCTCAGAGGTCGTTTTCCTGGATCGGCTATGAAAACGACCTCTGAGGTCGTTTCGTGTACACAGGTCTTTTTCATTCGCGCGGGCGGGCAATCAACGCTCCCGCATAACACAGGGCCACCAGGCCGATGAGGGCGCCGTAGCCGGTGATCAGCGCCAGATACTCCGCCACGCCGCCGGCCATCGCCCCCAAAAGGTTGGTGCCGTAGTCGCGAGGGAGAGATGTTGATCGCTTGATCGCGGAGCCGAACAGCAGGCCCGCGCAGAAGATGGGGCTGAAGCCAAGCAGGACATAGGTCAGGGACTCAGCGGCGAGACTGTCGAAGGCGAGCCGGCCCACAGGCACCATGTAGCTGAGGCCGAGCAAACCGAGGAGCACAGCACCAATCATCCAGGGCCGGCGAATCTCCCACCGCGACACCACAAAATTGGCCGCGAGTGCCATCACCAGCACCGAGACAATCGCCAGCGATGCCACCACCCAGGTTGAGCCCCACAACAGGGCAAACTGCGTGATGGACTTCGTTTCCAGCAGCATGAACCCGGCGCCCAACAGGAAGAATTCCCACGACCATCGTCCCGACGCCCTGCGGACGACGGGCGCGACAACCAGTAGTGAGGCGCCGAGGATCAGCAGGAGCGTGTAGATGTAGTGGCGCGGGATGTGACGGTCGCGCAGGTAGAGGAACGGCCAGTCATCCGACGCAGGCTCGATGTTGCGATCCCGCTGATGCAGGCGCGCCGGGCTCGGTGCGTGCGACTGGCCAAAGGCCGTCACGCGCTCAGGAATCGCCGGAGAGGCAGGCATCTGCGCCACACGCGGTCCCGCCAGCATGACGCCCAGGAACGACCGCGCCTCGTGCACGTGCACGTAAGGCTCGGTCCCGAAGGCCACAGCGGCGCTGTTGGCGAGCCGATCGACCAGCCACGGTTCGCGGAAGTAGTTGTAGACCGCCAGCACCCCGTTGTCGGTCAAGCGGTCGCGGACATCCGCAAACGCCTCCTGCGTGAACATGTAGCTCTCGAGGCGCACGCCTGAAAAGCCCGACTGCAGCGTCAGCGAGTCTATGAGCGCAAACACCACCATGTCGTACTTCTTGGTGGTCGTCCTCAGGTAATGCCGCGCATCGTCATTAATCACCGTCACACGCGGGTCCGAGAAGGGTTGGTCCGGATGCAACTCCCGCCCAAGCCTGATGATGGTGGGATCGATTTCGACGGCATCAACGTGTTTGGCGCCATGCCGCAAGGCCGCTGACACGTCGCTGCCCGAGCCGGCGCCAAGCACGAGCACGTTTTCGAACGTGTCGCCGAAGACGGAGTAGGGCCACTGGTAGAAGTACTCCTTCTGATCGAGTGACGCCATCGACTGGTGGAAGATGTTGTTGACCTCCACCACCGTGTCTCCGCCCTGCTGGCGAACCACGATCTTGTAGTACGGCGACCACAACGTGTTGGCGGAGATCATGTGCACCAGCACCACCGTGGCGGCGACGAGAGTGACGCCGACCGCACCCAGCACGCGGCTTCTGCCGGATGTGGCGCCTGGTTCCGCAGACAAGAGCAGCGGCGTGGCCACCACGGCACCGATCCCGAACCACACCGACGGTGGCAGCTCGAACCACGACATCACGCCCAGCATCAACACGCCGGCCAGGCTGCCCGCCACGTTCCACGTGTAGGCCGGCAGTGAGGGAAGCGTGCTCATCTCGCGGCCCATGCGCTGCGCCAGTGCCGTGAAGAGCGCCACCACCACAAAGAAGATCGCGGGCAGCAACAGCACGCTTTCGATCTGAAGAATGTCTTCGTTCGTGCCGCTGGTGAAGTAGATGGCGCCTGTGGCCACCACGTTGACCTCGAGCCGGAAGAAGGCGGCGCCGGCGACGATGGCGAGGAGGATGAACGGGAACCACGCAAAGAGCCGCGTGCGCGCATCAGCGAGCAGGCAGCCCAGGCCGATGCCGAGGAAGCTGGCCAGCAGGATGAAGTTCGAGAAGAACGAGAGCAACCGGATGTTCGCCGGGAGCCAGCGAATCAACGCGATTTCCAGAAAAAGAACGAGGAACGAGACCGAGAAGATCTTCAGGGCAGCCATCAAGTGCTACTCGCCCGCCGACAAGAGGCCGAGCTTCTTCAGCACGTCGTCTGGACAGCCGTTCCATGTGGGCACAAACGTGTTGCCCATGTACTGAAGGTCTTCGATGCCCATCTGGCTCGACCAGAAACCGCTGGCGGTGAGGTCGCGGAAGCTGTTGAAAAAGGGAACGCCGTGCGAGGTTGCGGGATTCACACGCTGGGGCCACGCGATGTCATCGAGGACGGCGCGCCGCTGGGCGTCGGAACATCGCACGAAGTCGAGGTCGAACCGCCGATGGCACTCGAGGTCGAGCCAGGCGAGTCCGCCGCGCATCGCGTTCTGGCGGTTGAGTCTGCTCGTTGAGGATGAAGTCCATGAACTGGGGCACGCCCGCGTCGGTCGCGCTGCCAGACTTGGCGTCCTTCGGAATGATGAGATCCACCAGCACCTTGACGGTCTCGTATTCGTGCGCGGTGAAGAACACCGGCTTGAAGGGCGCCTGCGCGGTTCGAGTGAGGATGCTGGCATGGACCACTTCTTCGCCGGTCCAGGAAAACGCCGCGGCCATCGGCGCCGCCGCCGCCAGTTTGAGCAATGCCCGTCGATTCATCGTCGCCATTACAGTGCGCCCCGTTTCCGTTCTGCCGCGATGAAGTCGCTCGTGCGCCATGACAGCGCGAGGATGGTCCACGTGGGGTTTTTGTCCGCCTGCGACACGAACGGTCCACCGTCGGCCACAAACAGATTCTTCACGTCGTGCGCCTGGCAGTTCTTGTTGACCACCGACGTCTTGGGGTCGTTGCCCATGCGTGTCACACCCAGTTCGTGGATGATGCTGCCGCCGGTGGAGATGCCATAGCCGCGTTCCTTGCTCGGCATCGCCGACATCGGTGTGGCGCCCATCTCCGCAAAGATCGACCGGAAGGTCTCCTGCATGTGTTTGACCTGGTTGTGTTCGTGGTCGGTCCAGTTCCAGTGGAACCGCAGCACCGGGATGCCCCACTTGTCCACGGTGGTCGGGTCAATCTCGCAGTAGCTCTTGTCGTTCGGAATCATTTCGCCGCGCCCGGCCAGACTGACCGTGGCGCCGTAGAACTTGCGATAGTCGGCCTTGAGCCTGGCGCCGTATCCGCCGATCTCGCGTCCGTTGTCGAAGCCGCTGAAGCGCTGAATGCCGCCGCCGAAACCCGAGCCCGGCATGCCCAGGCCGCCGCTGATTTCGATGTGGTAACCACGCGGGAAGTCGAGCTTGGTGTTGTCGAGCACCCACGGCATGTAGAGGTGCGCGCCCCCCACGCCATCTTCGTTGTGGGGAATCTGATCCATCAACTGGGGCACAAACGCCGACACGCTGCCGCCGGTGCTGTCGGTGATGTATTTGCCCACCACGCCGCTGGAGTTGCCCACGCCCTGCGGGAACTGCGACGACTTCGAGTTCAGCATGATGCGCGCGGTTTCGCAGGCGCTTGCCGCCAGCACCACCACGCGCGCCTGCACGTGATTCTCGCGGCCGGTTGTTTTGTCGATGTACGCCACGCCCGTCGCCAGCCCCGCGCTGTTGACGGTGACCTCACGCGCCATCGCATCGGTGATGATCGTCAGCCGGCCGGTGGCCATGGCCGGTGGCAGCAGTACCGAAGGGGAAGAAAAGTTCGAGTGCATCGCACAGCCGCGGAAGCACTGGCCGCAGTAGTGGCAGGCCGAGCGGCCGTTTAAGGGCTGCGTGAGAATCGACAGGCGATTCGGGATGCACTTGATGTTGAGACGATCGGACGCGCGCTTGATGAGCTGTTCGTAGCAGCGCGGCTTGGGCGGCGGTTGGAAAATGCCGTCCGGCTCATTCGGTATCCCTTCCACCGAGCCAAACAACCCGACGAACCGATCCACCTGGTCGTAGTACGGCTTCACATCGTCGTACGTGATGGGCCAGTCGTCGCCCAGGCCGTCAAGGCTCTTGCGCTTGAAGTCGTTGGGACCGAAGCGCAGTGAAATGCGGCCCCAGTGATTGGTGCGGCCTCCCAGCATGCGCGTGCGGAACCACTGGAAGCTGTTGCCGGGCGCGGTGGTGTACGGTTCGCCGTCGATCGCGAAGCCGCCGATCCAGGCGCCAAATTCGCCCCACGGCCGTTCGGGTGTGCCGCCGCCTCGGCGTGGTGAGTCATACGGCCACGCAAACATCTGGCTGTCTTTGACCGGGTCCCAGTTCACGCCCGCTTCCAGCATGACGACCTTGGCGCCCGACTCTGTCAGCACCTTGGCGGCCATCCCGCCACCGGCTCCAGACCCGACAATACAGACGTCGTACGTTTCGCGGCTTCGAATGATTTGCACGCGGGAATTGTAGCGTAGGATACGGCCATGAGACTCAAACCCGCCCTTCTCGTTGTCGGCGTCCTGCTCGGGCTTTCGGTGTTCGCGCCTGCGGTTCGTGCCCAGCAATCACCGTTTGTGGGGGCGTGGAACTTCACCGGGACGGGGCCGGACACGGCGTTTGTGTACTGGGTCGAGATCAAAGAAGAGAACGGGCAGCTCACCGGCCGCTTTCTCAACCGTACGGGCAACCCGATTCCGCTCGGCGCGGTGAAAGTGGAGAACGGCGAGTTGATCTTCCAGGCCAGCCGGTTCGACCGGGTCACGAACAAGATCGAGCCCACTGGCCCAGAGTTCCGCGCGCGTCTGGAAGGGGACCGTCTGGTGGGCCGCCACATGCTGCGAACCGGTGGACGAGGCGGCGCGCCGGCGGTTGAGCGCGAGGTCAACTGGGCCGGCGCCCGGCGTCCCGCATTCCCGGCGTCGAACGCGAATGCCGCGCACAAGTATGGCGCTCCCGTCGTGTTGTTTGATGGCACCTCCCTTGATGCGTTCGGTGTCCAACATGCCGATCGGCCGCTCAACTGGGCGGTGGCCGATGGCCTGCTCGTGAATACGCCGCCGTCCAACAACCTCGTGAGCAAGCAGAAGTTCGCCGACTTCAAGGTCGACCTGGAGTATCGGCTCGAGGCCAACAGCAACAGTGGCCTCTATCTGCGGGGCCGGTACGAGCTTCAGCTCCTGGACGACTTCGGCAAGCCGACCCAGATTCTGGGCCACGCGGCGGTCTACGGTCGCGCGGTGCCGATGGTCAACGCCAGCAAGCCCGCCGGCGAATGGCAGCAGCTCACCGCGGTGCTCGTGGGCGATCGCGTGACGGTGACGCTCAACGGCCAGAAGCTCCACGACAACGTGGCCATCGACGGCATCACCGGCGGCGCGCTCGACAACGCCGAACTCACGCCGGGACCGATCATGATCCAGGGCGACCATTCTAAAGTGGCGATTCGGCGCCTCGTCGTGACGCCCATCGTGAAGTGACGCAGGGCGTGGCGCTCACTGCGCCCATTGCGCCCATTGCGCCCTGGCGTAATGGCGAAATGTCACAAATGTCCGAAATGGCGAAGTGCGGACAGACCATTGTAGGGAAGAATGCCGGAATGTCTGCCCTCCAATGGTTGAATCTGCTGCTCCAAGGTCATTCGTTCATTGCGCGCCTTGGACATTCCAACATTCTTCCCTGCAATGGGTTGTCCGGCATTTCGCCATTTCGGTCATTTGTGACATTTCGCCATTACACGCGCCAGCACCGCGGCGCCGATTTCGCGCGAGCGGTGTCTCAGTAGATAGGGAAGCTTCTCCAATTTGTTAACCAAGCCGCGTGAGCGGCCTTGCGAGAGCCGCGCGGTGTCTCGCGCAATAGGAGAGGTGCCATGCCCCGAACGTTGTTTGAGCAAGTGCTCGTCACAGAAACACCCCGGAAGGCGCCGCGCTGGATGAGGCTCGGGTCGCTGGTGCTTCACGTCGTCGTTGTCCTCGTGCTGCTCGTGCTGCCGATCACCGCAGCGCTTGATCTGCCTGGGATCCAGACGCGGCTGCCAACGGTCATGCTCGCGTCGGTGCCCTCGCCGCCGCCACCGGCGAGTCAACCGGTTGCCACCACCGCGTCTGTCCCGACGACGGCGCCGAGTGTGCCGCTAGCGCCACCAGACGGGATTACACCCGAGGTGGCTCCGCCCGCCCCGGCCGCACTCGGGGTCCCCGGAGGCGTCGGCACCGGAGTCCCGTATGTGGGCGCCCTGAATACGTCGGCGCTCGGCCCGCCGCCTCCGCCGATGGCCGTGCCCGAACCCCCGCGTCGCGTTGGTGGAATCATCCGCCCGCCCGAGCGCACTGTCTTCAAGGCGCCCGAGTACCCGCCCGTTGCGAAGGCGGCCCGCATCGAGGGCACAGTGGTGCTCGAAGCCACGCTCGATGAGCGCGGCGTCGTGCAGAACGTCACCGTGCTCAGGTCTGTGCCGCTCCTCGACCAGGCGGCCATCGACGCCGTCCGCCAATGGCGCTACTCTCCGACGCGACTCAACGGCGTCGCGATCCCCATCATCATGACCGTCACCGTGACGTTCTCGATTCGTTAGAGCTCTGCGAGAACGTCGCGTGACGATGCGCGACGGCGTAATGGCGAAATGTCACAAATGTCCGAAATGGCGAAATGTCTGCAGTGCGGGAATCCTCGAATCCTCGAATGTCCAAGGCGCGCAATGAACGAATGACCTTGGAGCAGCAGATTCAACCATTGGAGGGCAAAGACATTCGGACATTCTTCCCTGCATTGGTTTATCCGCAGTTCGCCATTTCGGACATTTGTGACATTTGTCCATTGCGAGCGTCAGCGCCACGTGTTACAGTGCGTAACATGACAGCGCGTAACACATCGAGCCTGACCCGACTGCAGCAGGCGATTCTGGACTACGTGGCCTCCAAAGGGCCGGCGACCGCCGATCAGGTTCGAGAGGCGTTGCGATCGGACCATCCGCTCAAGGACTCGAGCGTACGGACGCTCCTGCGTCGGCTTGAGGCGCGAGGGCTTGTGAGCCACGTGGTGGAGGGCAAGACCTTTGTCTATCGCGCGGAGGTGGCGTCCACGAGTGTGGCCGCAGCGGCCGTGCGACGGTTGATCGATGGGTTCTGGAAAGGGTCGGCAGAGCAGTTCCTGACCGGGTTGGTGGACGAGAAGGTGCTGTCGGCGGCCGATCTGCGACGTCTTGCGAAAAAAGTGGGAGGACGGAAATGACCGCTGCCGTGATTCTCGACACTCTGGTCGAAGCGTCCACCCGGGCGCTTGTCGTCGCGGCCCTTGTCGCCCTCGCCCTTGCCACCTTCCGCGTAAAGGTACCGGCCATTCGGCATGCGGCCTGGACAGCCGCGCTGGTCGCGATGCTTCTACTGCCGGCGGTATCGGGCTGGATGCCCACATTGCCGTTACCCGCCTGGGTGCCTGACGTTCGGGTGCTTGGCCCTGCCGCGGTCTCAACGCCTGCGACGGCCTCTGTGGTTGCGTCACCCGTGGCCGCGCGGCTCGCTGAGCGTTCGGCTGGCTCGGTCGAGGAGACAGGTGCAACCGGGCGAGCGGTGACGACCCTGGCCGCGGATTCGTCTGGCCCGTCGGCGTCAGCTCAGGTGCCGCCGGCCGCACGCGCATCGACATGGCGCGAGTGGACTGTGATCGCCTGGCTCGTGGTGGCGTGCATCCTTCTCCTGCGGGAACTGGCCGGTGCGTGGGTGGCGCATCGCCTCGCCAGCAGCGGCGTGCCGGTTGACGGCGAGGGCCAGGTGTTCGAATCGCCCCGCATCATTTCGCCGGTCGTCGTCGGTGTCCTCGCGCCTCGTGTGATGGTGCCCTCGTCATGGCCGCAGTGGGGAGCCGGCGTACGCGAAATGGTCCTGCTCCACGAACGCGCCCACGTCACGCGAAGGGACCCTCTCGTGGCGTGCCTCGCACGCGTCAATCGCGCGGTGTTCTGGTTCCATCCCGTCGCCTGGTGGCTCGAGCGCCATCTCAAAACCGTCTCGGAAAAAGCGTGCGACGAAGTGGTGGTGCGCGCCGTGCGCGAACCACGACTGTATGCGGCGATGCTCGTCGAGATGGCCCGGCGTCTGCAGCGCGACGGCCGACGCGTGGCGTGGCAGGGCATCGGCATCGTCGACAGCCGCAGGTTCGAAGACCGCGTCGATCGCGTGCTTGCCGGGCCATCGCCGGAATTGTCCCGTCTCCGGAAGGCGACTCTGACCGGTCTGTGTGCGCTGCTCGTCGCCGTCGGCGTCGCGTGTGGCACGCCCGTGCCGCCGTTGGCCGAAGACCCGGAGCTTGCGAAGTCCATCACCAGGCAATACGCGCGGCTGGCTGACTATGAAGCGGCGCAGAAGCTGACGCTCGAACAGGTGGCCGAACTGGAGCGGGTTGTTGCCGCAAACCCAGACGACCTCAGGGCCACCGAGAAGTTGATCACGTTCTACAGCCAGCGCGGCCAGAAACTGATGGGCTGGAACGAGATGCTCGCCGCACGGCGGCCGCACATCCTGCGCATGATTGCGCAGCACCCAGAGTCGGGCCTCGTCCGCTGGCCGTACGTCCGTCGCCTGGACCCGGATGGGTACGACCAGGCCAGGGCGTTGTGGCTGGCGCACACCGAACGTCCCGATGTCAGTACCCACGTGCTCTCGGAAGCCGCAACATTCTTTGAACGCTCCGAAAAGCCACTCGCGGAGCAACTGCTTCTTCGGGCCCAGGCGGCAGATCCCGACGGTCCGACACCACGGGTGGCCGTCAGTGGTGTCTATCGCCTTCCGTGGGCGCGCCGACTCGGCGCCCTCTACGCCATGGCGATTGTCGGTTCCGACGGCGACTCGTCGTACGACACCGTGACGACGGTGAGCACTGAAGTGATGAGGAGCCCGTTCGCAAAACACGCGAGGCAGAAGCTGGATGAGTCAACGGACTCGGACATGCTTCTGGGTGCGAGCGAATTCCTTTCTCGCAACGCGGCCAATGCGAAGGTGGACTTTGTTCCAAAGGACCTTGGGCTTGTCTACGCCGAGCGACTGCTGAAACTCAATCCGGCGTCAGAGACCGCGCGCCGGATTCTGGCAGGGCCGGCGCACGACGCCGAATATGCCCGGATGGTGAAACTGCTCGGCCAGACGGCTCCGGGATTGCCACTGAAGTCACCAGCGTCAACGCGGCCTGATGAAAACGCGGCGTTTGAGCAGTTATCCGACGCGCTGAAGCTTGAATACGCGCACCAACTCTTGTGGCAGCCGTACGGCCTGGCAATGCGGGCGTATGACCAGAACGACGAGCCCGCAGCGAAGGCCGCGCTGGAGAACTTCAAGCGGCGTGCCGAGGTCATCGAGCGTCTTGCAGCGGCCGCCCCCGCATCCGGAGCCACTGCCTCGATCGTCGCCGACCTGCACATTGCGTTTGGTACCTACGCGATGCGCCAGGGCGACCGGCGCGAAGCCGTGCGCCGGTTGACGATGGCGACGACCGCGGCTGCCACGGCGCCGGCCCAGGCGGACTCTGTGACGGGCATTAGTGCCGGCGCCACGCGTCTGACCCACGACTTGCTCACCGCAGGCGAACGCGAATCAGTGGCGGCGTTTTACGACGCGGTCTCTAAGAACGTCGAGCCGTGGCAACGGCGCGTCTTCGAGGACGCCGCCGCGGCCATCCGCGCCGGACGCATGCCGCGCGAGTACCAAAGCTATCTCGCGCACATGCGCTGAAGGACGCAACGCGCGCGCGCTCGCCGCGTTGGGCGTAATGGCGAAATGTCACAAATGTCCGAAATGGCGAAATGTCGGACAAACCGATTGCAGGGAAGAATGACCGAATGTCTTTGCCCTCCAATGGTTGAATCTGCTGCTCCGAGGTCATTCGTTCATTGCGCGCCTTGGACATTCCCAGATTCTTCCCTGCATTGGTTTATCCGCAGTTCGCCATTTCGGACATTTGTGACATTTCGCCATTACGCGGCGCATCGCCAAGCGCCCTGCCTAGACGTCGTGCCCTTTCACCTCATGCGCCGTGTAAGGCGCTTCCAGCGCCGCGCACTCTGCGGCGTCCAGCGCGATCGACGTGCCGCTGATCGCGTCGTCGAGGTGCGTCATCTTGGTGGCGCCGATGATTGGCGCGACGACGCCGGGGCGTGAGAGGAGCCAGGCGAGCGCGACCTGGGCCATGGGGAGGCCACGCGCGGTGGCGACGCGCTCAACGGCATCCACAACAAGCCAGTCCGCCGGATCGCCGTAGAGGGTGGGGGAGTAGGTGTCGGACAATGACCGCGGTGTGCCTGGGCCCTTCACGTGGCCGTCGGACGGGCGCGGGCGCGTGAGCAGGCCGCGGCCAAGCGGGCTCCACGGAACGAGGCCGACTCCGGCATCGAGGCAGAGCGGGATCATCTCGCGTTCCTCTTCGCGATAGAGCAGGTTGTAGTGATTCTGCATGGAGATGAAACGCGCCCAGCCATTCCGCTCTGAGATCGACAGGGCTTGCGCCATCCTCCAGGCTGAACCTGAACTTGCGCCCAGGTAACGGACCTTGCCGGCGCGCACCAGGTCGTGCAGCGCCTCCAGCGTTTCCTCTATCGGCACATCCCGATCGAAGCGGTGGATTTGGTACAGGTCGATGACGTCAACGCCAAGGCGCCTGAGGCTGGCGTCGCAGGCCTGCAGGATGTGTTTGCGCGACAGGCCGCCCATATTGGGCGTATCCGCACTGGCGCCCATGGGGAAGTTGACCTTGGTCGCGATCACCAGTTCTTCGCGGCGCCCCAGTTCCTTCAGCAGGCGCCCGGTGACTTCCTCGCTGGCGCCCATCGAGTACATGTCGGCGGTATCGAAGTAGTTGATTCCGGCTTCGATCGCCCGCACAAAAAACGGCCGCGCCGCATCTTCATCCAGCACCCACGGCCGCCACGCCGAGGAGCCGTAGCTCATGCACCCGACGCCGATGCGCGACACCTTCAGGCCGCTTCTTCCTAACCGCTCGTATTTCATTGCCACAGTCTACTTGCTGCTCCGTGCGGTATTTCGTAGCGCGGCGTGAACCTCAACGCCGCGATGTACGGCGGCCTTGAGACCCAGGCCGCCCTACGAGGTCAGGCCAATGCACGAGTGCCCAAATCCTCGAATGTCCAAGGCGCGCAATGAACGAATGACCTTGGAGCGGCAGATTCAGACATTGGAGGGCAAAGACATTCCCACATTCTTCCCTGCAATCGGTTTGTCCGACATTTCGCCATTTCGGACATTTGTGACATTTCGCCATTACCGCGTGGCAAACTTTTCGGCGCTCCGCACGTCTATTACTCCTACGGAGCAGAGTAAATGCCACGAACAGAGTCCTTGGGCGAGTTTGAACAGTCTGTCCTGCTGGCCATCGCGCACCTCATTCAGGCCAACGAGGACGTGTATGGCGTGAGTGTCCGGCAGGTCATCGAGTCGCGCACCGGGCGCAGTGTGCCCGTCGGCGCCCTGTATACGGCCCTCGATCGCCTGGAGCGCAAGGGCTACGTCTCCTCGGAGATGGGTGACCCCACGCCGTCGCGCGGCGGCCGCGCCAAGCGGCATTTCGTCCTTCGCCCGGCAGGCGCCGCCGCCCTTGAACGCTCGCGCGACTACCTCGCCAGGATGTGGCAGGGCCTGGCCCCCATCTCACGGCGGACCCGCGCATGACGCCGACCCCCCCACGCCTGGCCCGGTGGCTGCTTGAGCGCTTCACCATTGCCGCCGACCGTGACGCGGTTCTTGGTGACCTGAACGAAGAGTTCGAAACGCGCGCCCAGGTGTCGCCGGCCGATGCCGCCCGGTGGTACCGGCGCCAGGCCATCCAATCACTCGTGCCGGTGTTGCGCCGACGCTGGCCGGCCAGCATCTCTCCCACACCCTCAGGAGCCCTCATGGATTCGTTGTGGCAGGACGTCCGGTTTGCGTTTCGACTCTCGCGGCGCAAGCCGTTGGTCTCAGTGGTGGCGATTCTGTCGCTCGTCATCGGCATCGCACTGGCCACCGTCGTGTTTTCCATCCTGAACGCCGCAGTGCTCAGGCCGCTGCCGGTCTCGGCGCCCGACGATCTGGTGGTGGTGCTCGAGCAGCGCCCCACCAGCATCCAACACCAGATGTCGTATCCCGACTACCTCGACATCCGCGCTGAACAGCGCGCGTTCGTGGACATCTTCGGGTGGAGCCCGCGGCAAATGGTGGCGACCGTGGGCAACGCCACCACCATCGTGGACGCGG from Acidobacteriota bacterium includes:
- a CDS encoding helix-turn-helix transcriptional regulator codes for the protein MPRTESLGEFEQSVLLAIAHLIQANEDVYGVSVRQVIESRTGRSVPVGALYTALDRLERKGYVSSEMGDPTPSRGGRAKRHFVLRPAGAAALERSRDYLARMWQGLAPISRRTRA
- a CDS encoding M56 family metallopeptidase, which gives rise to MTAAVILDTLVEASTRALVVAALVALALATFRVKVPAIRHAAWTAALVAMLLLPAVSGWMPTLPLPAWVPDVRVLGPAAVSTPATASVVASPVAARLAERSAGSVEETGATGRAVTTLAADSSGPSASAQVPPAARASTWREWTVIAWLVVACILLLRELAGAWVAHRLASSGVPVDGEGQVFESPRIISPVVVGVLAPRVMVPSSWPQWGAGVREMVLLHERAHVTRRDPLVACLARVNRAVFWFHPVAWWLERHLKTVSEKACDEVVVRAVREPRLYAAMLVEMARRLQRDGRRVAWQGIGIVDSRRFEDRVDRVLAGPSPELSRLRKATLTGLCALLVAVGVACGTPVPPLAEDPELAKSITRQYARLADYEAAQKLTLEQVAELERVVAANPDDLRATEKLITFYSQRGQKLMGWNEMLAARRPHILRMIAQHPESGLVRWPYVRRLDPDGYDQARALWLAHTERPDVSTHVLSEAATFFERSEKPLAEQLLLRAQAADPDGPTPRVAVSGVYRLPWARRLGALYAMAIVGSDGDSSYDTVTTVSTEVMRSPFAKHARQKLDESTDSDMLLGASEFLSRNAANAKVDFVPKDLGLVYAERLLKLNPASETARRILAGPAHDAEYARMVKLLGQTAPGLPLKSPASTRPDENAAFEQLSDALKLEYAHQLLWQPYGLAMRAYDQNDEPAAKAALENFKRRAEVIERLAAAAPASGATASIVADLHIAFGTYAMRQGDRREAVRRLTMATTAAATAPAQADSVTGISAGATRLTHDLLTAGERESVAAFYDAVSKNVEPWQRRVFEDAAAAIRAGRMPREYQSYLAHMR
- a CDS encoding aldo/keto reductase, yielding MKYERLGRSGLKVSRIGVGCMSYGSSAWRPWVLDEDAARPFFVRAIEAGINYFDTADMYSMGASEEVTGRLLKELGRREELVIATKVNFPMGASADTPNMGGLSRKHILQACDASLRRLGVDVIDLYQIHRFDRDVPIEETLEALHDLVRAGKVRYLGASSGSAWRMAQALSISERNGWARFISMQNHYNLLYREEEREMIPLCLDAGVGLVPWSPLGRGLLTRPRPSDGHVKGPGTPRSLSDTYSPTLYGDPADWLVVDAVERVATARGLPMAQVALAWLLSRPGVVAPIIGATKMTHLDDAISGTSIALDAAECAALEAPYTAHEVKGHDV